In the Sus scrofa isolate TJ Tabasco breed Duroc chromosome 6, Sscrofa11.1, whole genome shotgun sequence genome, one interval contains:
- the ZNF114 gene encoding zinc finger protein 114 — MRKHSLKPASGILKQVLTLTSNPKICTNKEGNRVLWQNIPLRTQMEPTSNTQITGQNNGPHLRDEMYENTHEYNPLQALGEDCSLRMLRTQVEEKAHNSPWCEISLVKNSLHAIHRQFSTAETNNENDQNGKTLAHVPNSDSHRRSSMGGKSHKCDDCGKAFVYQSFLRRHREIHTGEKPHECKNCGKAFRYFLHLSKHLQNHIMNFECQECGKAFSKSSKLNEHIRVHTGEKPYKCEECGKNFIKSAKLSEHKRIHTGEKPYKCGECGKGYVLSSRLKNHLKAHSGGRPCG; from the coding sequence ATGAGAAAACATAGCCTCAAACCTGCCTCAGGTATTTTGAAACAAGTCCTCACCTTAACCAGTAATCCAAAAATCTGTACAAACAAGGAAGGTAACAGAGTCTTGTGGCAAAACATCCCATTGAGAACTCAGATGGAGCCCACATCAAACACTCAGATTACTGGTCAGAACAATGGGCCTCATTTACGTGATGAAATGTACGAGAACACACATGAATACAATCCATTGCAAGCCTTAGGGGAAGACTGCTCCCTTAGGATGCTCAGGACTCAGGTGGAAGAGAAAGCTCATAACTCTCCTTGGTGTGAAATCAGCCTCGTAAAGAACTCGCTCCATGCCATACACAGGCAATTctccacagcagagacaaataaTGAGAATGATCAAAATGGGAAAACATTGGCCCACGTTCCAAACTCAGACTCTCACAGAAGATCATCAATGGGAGGGAAAAGCCACAAATGTGATGATTGTGGGAAAGCCTTTGTGTATCAATCATTCCTTAGGAGGCACAGGGAAATCCACACGGGAGAGAAGCCCCACGAATGTAAGAattgtgggaaagccttcagatATTTCTTACACCTTAGTAAACATTTACAAAACCACATCATGAACTTTGAATGtcaggaatgtgggaaagccttcagtaAGTCCTCAAAGCTTAATGAACATATCAGggttcacacaggagagaaaccctataaatGTGAGGAGTGTGGAAAAAACTTCATTAAGTCTGCAAAGCTGAGCGAACATAAGAggattcacactggagagaaaccctacaaATGTGGGGAATGCGGGAAAGGCTATGTTCTTTCTTCAAGACTTAAAAACCACCTGAAGGCTCACAGTGGAGGGAGGCCCTGTGGATGA